CCATAAATTTCGTCCTCGAACCCACCATCTTGAGAACCCTCACCCTAGGGAACAATGACAGTAGGTCGGCGCTCCCATATATACCGCGGCTGCTGGCTGGCTGCCCCTCCTTGCAAACTCATCAGCCGGAACCGTGGCGACCCCGCACGCACGGCGTCGTCGTTGACGTGCTCTTTAgcttcccttcctctctctctctcttttgctTGCTCGCCTTGCCAACCCGCCCGGGCGGGCACCGCGCACACGCGTACgtgcgagcgcgcgcgcgcgctagCTTCCTTCCTCCAAGAGACCAAGAACTGCACACGCACATATATAATACAGTGTATACCAACGCGAGAGAGCTAGGATCGTTTTTTGATTCGGTGGGGCCGCGAGTATCGTTGTCGCCGGCGATGTCGCTCGGGGAGAAGGAaatggcggcgccggaggggCAGCAACGGCAggcagggggaggaggagagagcggcggcggcggcgggaggaggaaggaggaggaggaggaggcggcggcggggaaggggaaggggggaGTGCGGTACGCGCGGTGCTTCTCCGGGCTGGAGCTCAGCGGCGTGGGGCCGGGGTCGCTCCGGGACGTCGACGCCGGGAGGCTGAAGAGCCAGATCAGGAAGTGGGCCAAGGCCGTCGTCGCCTACGCTCGCCAGATCAGCTTCGGCTCGCCGAGGGCGGCCGCGGCCAGGTCCCGCTCCTCGGCCTCTTCCCGCGGCCGCGGGGCCATGTccacccgcgcccgcgacggcgacggtgacggcggcgataTCGAAACTGCACCGTGAAGCCTCGTGTCCTCGTCCTCGCTCACCTCTCTCTCGGTCAAGTCTTTGTAAATTGTGATGATcccatatttttctcttttttcttcttcttcttttttgactttttaccGTGGCGCCAGAgttcaatttgttttgtttttcaataaattcattcattcttTCATGCCTCGATTATGTCGTGTTAACGTGTTTCGCTTTCTTTCTattgcttctctctctctctctgtccaaGAGTttctgatttattttgagactaCTTCGGAGGGGTGGAAGTTATCAATTCTAAGCTAACATAGGTGTATCATTTTGGATTTGTCTTTTAAACTCAAACTTATTTAAGTTCGACTAAgcttataaaacatatagaaTATTTTCAGCGCAACATAAATAcactgaaaatatatttaacgatggatctaataaaaattaacttggTGCCATAGGTGTTAGAATAGTTTCCTATAAACTTAGTCAAACTTAGAGTGGTTTAACTTAGGATAAATCAAATATGACctttaatatgaaataaacGAAGCAATCAATCGTGAAAATTGTTAAATTTGGAATCTCTCTTGATTAATCGAAAACAAAATTTCTGTAACAGCTTTCCAAAAATGAACTCTTGCCTAAAAAGTTTAacaacatatacatatattcctTGAATTTTTTATCTGAGCATTTCACAAACTTGGTTGATTTTTCATATTGCTCAGTCAGGATTTGTGACTCATGATATCTATCAATCACCATACTTTGTTGCCTTCTTTCCAAGTAGATGACAATGAAGAAACCATCGCATCGCGCCTTTGCTCATCTTAGGATCTATTTGAATCTTGATGGGCCATAGCTTCATTGCAGAATAATTGGCAACCTTTTCCAAGCAAAGATTATTTGGTCTTTCCAGAAAAATGGCAATCAGCTTTTCAGGATTAACGATGGTATGGTGACTATTCTTCTCAATTAGTTCTGCAAGATCATAGCGGTTGAAGCCCTGGTGAGGTGTGTGATTCAGGAATCTATGTTGGATCCGTGCTATAGCTATATCAGCACTTAAGCAGGACAGCAGCTGCTTCTGCTATAATAGGGCTAAGCTTTCTAAATTTTGTGGACACTATATCCAGCTTCTTCTGTTTTCAAGTCCTCACTCCAGTTCTGAAATTCACTCCCTCCAAACTGTACTTGCTTAATGCCCACATGACTGcagaaatgaaacaaaaatcaaatgagATTGTATTGTTCAATACATGAATACATTAATATACGCCTTTTAAAGTCGAGATTCTGAAAGTCAACAGTGTGATTCTGGGAAATAACCCCACTTGAAAAGGATGTAGCAATAGAATGAGGTTTTACTTCCATTTGGGTTCCCTTCCTCAAATGAAATATTGATTGTTGTGTCATGTCAACATGTCATGGAGATTACAGACATTTCTTCCACTAGTGACACATGATTCAGGCAAGCTTTGCAGCCACTCATTTCAATCCAACACTCCATCGAGATCAGTTTCCAAATCATTAATTACTTATGCAACAGCTTTTTcatttgattttaatttttttatatgaagaGCGAATACAAAACAAGACTTTAAACAACCGCTTGTATTATTAACGATGGAAATCAATTAATACAGATTACAGAATGCACTCCTCACAGAACATAAATTGCAGCTGTTCCATTTCCAATAATGAGAATGCAATCCGTCATAGAACAATGTAAATGCCAGTGTGGAATATTGAGACAAATAATGCAGTGTTCATGTAGGACACCAGGTTATGAGGATTCTAGATAGGTAACGAGGTAAAACAACTGAGTTTTCATCCATTTCAATTAGTTCAACATACACATTTATATTAAGATACCACCATTACTGGGCACTCCAAATAGGAAGACAGGGAAACACACATAATGCGAAGCATATCTAAGTATTCAACTGCACCATCCTGCCAACCTGATCCTGGTAAATTGAAATAACATCTCCATGTGTTCAGTGACAAAACCGTGACGATATGAAGTTTAAGGTTCTTACTCTGAGTTTATGGTCGTTAATGCATTAAGCAGGATGTCCAAAAGCAACGGTTCGTGAATACCAATGTCTACCCTGTTGAAAACAATAGGATGGAAGTAAAGGGTCATTGTTGATTTCAATGTGATTTAACTTGAACAAGTATAACATGTACAATGTTCTCTACTTGAAAGAAAACTAGGATATTCTTCGCACATGCCCACCAAAAGAGCCTGAGAAAATTGGTACCGGTGTTCTACTAGATATtgcataaatttatattggtATGATAACATAGAAAGTGTTGCTAACCTCTAGAAACCATACGTTACCATAATTATTGTCTTGAATGGTAATAGTTGTtactttttttccctcatCACAAGTATTTGAGTCACAAGTCACAAAAGCTGGTCTGCTAGTGTATCACAACTACTAAACCACAGAGTTACTATGGTCTTTATGTTGATAAATTATAATGTTCTATCTGCATCTCATGGTTTCCTTTTTCAATAAACTCGCTTAtacaaaaaactaataatgATGACAGGTTTGAGACCCAGTGGTACAAACCATTAAAGAGGAGCTGATAATATTGCTCATGTTCAATAAGCTTGTGCTACGTTGCATGCcactgaaattaaaaaaaaaaaaaaggaccagGAGGGAGACTACATAC
This is a stretch of genomic DNA from Oryza brachyantha chromosome 1, ObraRS2, whole genome shotgun sequence. It encodes these proteins:
- the LOC107303583 gene encoding uncharacterized protein LOC107303583, which gives rise to MSLGEKEMAAPEGQQRQAGGGGESGGGGGRRKEEEEEAAAGKGKGGVRYARCFSGLELSGVGPGSLRDVDAGRLKSQIRKWAKAVVAYARQISFGSPRAAAARSRSSASSRGRGAMSTRARDGDGDGGDIETAP